DNA from Clupea harengus chromosome 2, Ch_v2.0.2, whole genome shotgun sequence:
GTAGCGCTGACAAAGGTCTGTCCACATTGCCAACGATATTTATATAACAGTAACTGTAAAAACTACAGTTTGAAATATCACTCTAGGTCATAACAACAGCATTGTCCATGATAATGACATAAAGTATAATATCAATGGGCATCAATTTCAGAGCAATTGTGAATTTTTAAAAGCAGTCCATTAAAACATGAATGATATTTCCGAGAGGCTCTCCTTATCGTTGGTCGGTGTGGACGCTCATATCGTTATAGTAACAGTTGTCGTTATAGTTATCGTTGGCAGTGTGGACGGCCCTAAGGGTTGTGTCCACAGGCTTCCTGAGCAAAGCAACAGTAAGTAATGGGATGGCAGCGCCTGTGTGACAACCTGTGCATTTGTGTTCCTGGTCACGGGCAGCAGAGGGGATTGTACACAACTGCTCAATCAGACTCATTTTTGAAACTAGCCTGAAAGAACAGAATGTGTCTGGACAACTGTGACACACGTAGTGCCAATTTATACACAATGCCAGTTAAATCAAGAATAGCCGGAGAAGGGCAGAGCTGgcagtgtgtctgttctgttcgGTTATATATAGAGTGCAATGACATAAGATACAGTGGGCTCTAATTTTAGGACCATCTGAGAGTATTCAATATTGTTACCGTCAACCAAAAGCTAGTAACCATGTTCTCATACCCTTTCATTTGTTTCCAGGTTGTCAGATAACAACTACTGAATATGACTCTGTTACATACAGGTTATAAATTTGTTAATGTCACATTTCCACCCCTAAACTGAAAGCTGAGGTTCACAAAACACGTTGTTGCAAGGCATATGTTAAGATATGGGTATGAACCTGTCAGACAATCCAAGAAAAAAGATGACGTTATATAGTTTTTCTTAATTGGTGGATGTTCCGTGGGGACAACGTCACTCAAACAAACGAGGCAAATTAGGGTGTACAGAGCAACATTTTCTTTGACAGCATCGTTGAAGGGACATGTTTGATGTTGTTAACGTaacatgtatataaaaaaagagtTTGGATATGATTCTATGTGATGTTAAATTAAATGTTAAATCCAGTCCAGGACATTTTTTAAACTACAATGAAATTCAGTGCAGATACATGAACCAGCCCAGATATAACTGAAAACATACGTATGCACATAAAACAACATGGAAATAAACACCTACCTGATATCAGATAGAGCCCACCTCCTGCCTTGTAAAGGCAGTGACTGGAGAATGGGGCAGCACAGATGAGGAGGAATCCAGCCAACACAGCCGCAGCCACACCCACCAGCATGAAGACACTCCAGAAGCCCCTGTAGACTACAGTGATATTGCCACACTCAGTGCCTCTCAAGACAACACAGTGATAATGTCACACTCAGTACCTACTAAGACAGCACAGTGATAATGTCACACTCAGTGCCTCCTAAGACAACACAGTGATATGGCCACACTCAGTGCCTCATTAGACAACACAGTGATATGGGCACACTCAGTGCCTCATAAGACAACACAGTGATATTGCCACACTCAGTGACTCTCAAGACAACACAGTGATAATGTCACACTCAGTGCCTCATAAGACAACACAGTGATATGGCCACACTCAGTGCCTCCTAAGACAACACAGTGATATGGCCACACTCAGTGCATCCCAAGACAACACAATAGTAATAGTAAGAGAATAGAAAAACAGGTAGCCAATTTGTCCAAAATGTCCAATTTATGGTCTGATATTTGTTGGCAAATGAATAAACCTTTGGAATAAGTAGATACAATTTAACATTTCTGTTCCACAATCTAGAGATTATTCGCACAAGGTTTGAAAAAGTTGACCTCTATTTGGAATAGTTTTCCTTTGAGGCTCTTCAAAAGGTACTCCAGCCAGTCACTGATTTAATTTGATCCAGCGGTTGACGAATCAGTATAAATTCCCCCCTCAATGAAATAAGCAGCAAGTCACAGCAAGCAGTCTATGCGCCCGTTACTTACTGATGGCGGAGTCGTAGGTGGTGGCGTTGTGTGAGGCCTCGGAGACTGGGTAGGGGAACAGGTAAGCATGCTTGCACTCTTTACTGTGTGGCTGATTggctgaggagagagaatcAACAGTTACTCCACATTCCGGTAGTGAAAGTACTAGTGATgtcaccattcattcattagttTTGAGTAGTCAAAAGTATGAGCCTTgcttaatttatatttatataagatTTGAAAAGAGGGGCTGaggaggaaaaaacacacacactcctcctgagGGGTCTGCTCATCCTGTTTGTTGGGACGGATGCCAGAGAGATTCACCAAGTGAGAAGATGACAGAGGCAatgacctcatcacctcatagcCCTTCAatgacctcatcacctcatcacatgACAGCCCTTCAAGGCTTCTGGGGTCGGTCAAACTGAAGATATCCCCGAGACTCTTAGAGACACCCTGATTTATGACATTGTCATGTGACAATGCAGCTATGTGGCACCAGCATGCAGCATTAATGATAACTAGCCCTGTATTATTCCACAACAGGGCATCTTCAACCCAAATTATTTTCTTCTGACCCAGCACATGTTCCATTACAATTACTGACTGAGAAAATGCAAAGTCCTCAAACTAATATGCCCGCTTCACTGGCCATTGCTCATTTGGCTACTGTCGAATGAGGGGGAATTTTACTTACTGAACCAGAACTTCAGTAGGTTTTCTCCGTCCGAAGCTTCTAGCCTTCCGGTGAAAGAACAGAGCCAGAAGAAGCCCTCGTGGTAAAATACTGTGGGGTCTGCAGCGTCCTGGTTCACCACCATGTCCCCCTGCTGTGGCAGTCAGAAGAGGAGATGTTAGCAGACATGGGAGGTGTGCTGGGACTGAGTTGGTGGGATGCTAATTATACACATACTATGTCTCAACAGCTCAAAGTCACCCTCTAGTATTGTTGACTAGAGCTAACATGGATACAATAAACGATTAAAAGACTTTTTCAAACTacaatttcaaaacaatatGATAAAGCATATATGTCCTGTCCTGACTAATACGTatatcccatacacacacatttagccaTGGTATCCTAATTGTGTCAAAGATACCATGGCTCAACTCACTGTGGGATCTAAGAAAGGCAACATTCCTGCTGAGCTCTCCCATCACCACAATAGCCCCTTCAGATGAACTTTGACCCTGAATGACAGAGACCCTAGAGACCAGGTCAGGCTATCCCACTGAGCCAGCACTAAGAACATTCACCTTCTTCAAGTCCTCGTTTTCTGCCCTTTCCATTTTTATCCTGTGTCTGCAGATAAAACAAAAACTTAATTTCCCTCCATCTGTTCACAAACATCTCTGTAGTtccattgttgtttttgttgttttcgaaatgtctttctttcttcattgcAACATGTACTGTTGTCTCTGTCACCTTCCAAATTTCAAATAGCTTTAATGCTCAGGCATACCTTGAGATTCTTGTTTCATTGCATGCCATTTACAGAAAAATCTCCTACCAGTAGGTGATATTCTATCCTGCTGCACCAGGACTGTAAAAAGTGACATCCCAGCCATCTGAAGCGTCTTAATCATGGCATGAAAAAGCTGCTGTCAAAACTGGTGTCTGATATCGCTTATCTGTGTAGCAGAGCACCTTTCAGCCTCTTATGACAAGAGCTGTGCAGCCTCAAGTCCAGCAGATAACTTGTTTAGGAGATCTCACTTCTGACAGCTAAAGTCTTACTTGCCGTGGCTGCATACACCACCAAAAGTGTAAGCGACTGAGAACAAAGTCTTCTGGAAACCCACAAGCTTGGTAAAGCAACATCAACAGCACTCACCTCCACCGGTGTTCCCGTATTTTCCGGATCCGGGCACGTCTCGTAGGCTACAAGCCAGTAATCTGTGCCAAAAGACAGCAAGATGGCGAGAGTGGCCAGAGCGCCGAAAAGGCCGGCGAAGAACAATGCCACACTCAACTTCATGTCTAAGAGTCTTGAATCCCACTCTTATTTTctctttggtctgtgtgtgtgtcgctgtgtgcgAGAGACTGATTGACTTCAATCatcaaccgccccccccccgcctctgcTCATCAACTCTCCCCTTGTGACTTTCTTGCCTCTCTTCTGCACGACTTTTGGCCAAGTGTCTCGTGTATCAGCTTAGTTGTTTGTCCTTTGatttcccttccctccctctggctctTGTGGCTCCTCTTCAGCTCTGCTGTCTATCTGAGGGTCCAGTGACAGGGTGAGGGTGCGGTGGACGAGCACGGAGGAGTGTGACTAGTTCTGCCCCCCTTGGCTATTTTGGACTGGTGATTGAAGGTGACTGCTGCTGCCTAGAGGTGTGGCCACTGGGAAGAAGGGAAGGCAGAGGGGTTGTAGGAGGGGGCCGGCACCGAAATATCTCCCTACCAACTGGAGACccccgaccaccaccaccaccaccaccatgcaAGTGTTCATGGTAGTCACACTCAGACGCTGTCTAATCCCACACCAATAACCTTCTCCCCAGTTCCTACTGagaaacatgtatgtatgtgtgtgtgtgtggggggggggggggttagcaaAACATGATCTGTCCTTATGTGCCACTGTGGTGGCTTTTCAGCTGTGACAAGCTGGGGAAATATTTAGTGTTAAGGCTGAATGGATTTTGTACAGACAGGGTGTTACATGTGTTCACTAAACCCCACTAACTAGCAAAATGTTATCCCTCAAAAGATTGAATAATCTGATCTGGGGGTTAGCAGTCCTCTGTCACAGAGTCCCAAATGCTTCCTAACTGTTGATTTTAACCTGACATTTTCAAGAGTCTACCAAGGCACGGATGCAGGGCCTCATTATCTGCCCAGCGGGGCATTTAGCAATGACGATGGAACTGCCCTACGGGGCATTTAGCAGTGACGATGGAAAAGCAGCACCTTATTAGCACATTGCTGCGAATGGAGTCAGCGGCCccacaggaaaacaaaacagatgctCAACCTCGCTCcacagagtgtttgtgtctttgtgtttctccCTACTCACTTAAAGACATTAACAGTCATACAGTCAGTTCCAGGAGAAGCAGTAGAACTTAAAGGCATGGTCAGCAATTCTAGTccagtacactttttgtcaaattcagctaatttcTCATCGCAGTCCTGAAACTGTGTGTTCATTGTGTGCTCTCAAAAACACTCTGGTGTTTATATTCATTCCTGgcactgtaaatgggaaacaaacatagtgggtCGGACAAAGCCATAaattattccagccaatcaacatgtttcttcaggagcacggagggAGGGGTGTACTTCGATTGGGAGTCAAGATAAAATAttaacaacctttcgccagagtTGCCTTTAATGCATGAACATGGCTGTGATCTTTGGCATCCTTGTGATAGAGCCTGAGCACCTGACTGAAGTGGATTTATGCCGTTTCACACTAAAAACTTTTTGAAGTGATCAACAAATACCACTGGTCACAGCTGGGTGGTGGCAGCGCGTTAGTTGCCATTTCCCCCGAGGTCACTTTTGATCTGTGTGACTTTTCCATTACTCAGTTTGTCACCTCTTCCTAACAACACAAAGATCATGCCCTGCTTCACTAATTGCATGCTGTCAGCGTGCACAGTCAGAGGTATGAGTCACCCACCGGGTTGGCTGGTGATACATCCCCATCATGGAGTGGAGATTAAAGACTCAGGTGGGGTGAGACTTACAGGGGCCACTCGACAAGTGACTGAGGTTGTGGTTTCATTCTGACAGGTGGGATGATCTATTACTATTTTCTCACAGCCAGGATAATATCTTAGCTATGTcattcataaaacacacacgcacacacacacacacacacacacacacacacacacacacacacacacacacacacacacacacacacacacacacacacacacacacacacacacacacacacacatctgtattgGAGAGACAGATTTAACCACAAAGGAGAGTGAAAGCTAAAGGGAAAGAGaacaaggaaacacacatgACGGCTACTTTATAAAGGACAGTATGAGGGCTCAATCTGTGTCTCTGCATGAGCTCAGATAAATCATCTTGGGAATATTGGTAtatcagctgtgctgtgctgacagACCACTGTAGCTTGAGATCTCACACCCTTTACCCACAAGCCATTGCTTCAGGGTATCAGTAAACAAAGTTCCAGCAAGGATGTTGAACCCTAGAAGGACTGGCATAACTGTCGCCACCAGAAGTGAGTtactaaattaaaaaaattatcaaAATAGTCATACTGATATATAACTGATATAGCAAAAATATTTGCTTGGGACATGGGACATGAGTAAACCTGCATTTGCTATAAAACAAAGATATGATATGTCTGCATATGGGTGATGAAGATCTAAACTCTTGCAAAGTTAACTAGTTCAAGTTTGACAGAGGGGCTCTGAAGTTAATAGACGCTAGACAGATAATTATGACTTCTGGGCAAACAAATTCCCGTCTCATTAAAAACACCCACTTACAATTTACTCAATCGGGAGGAGAATCAACTTCAAATTTGGCGCTAGTTGTCCTTTTCTCTGCTGTGACGCACAAGTTGGACGATACCACATGGTGGTTTTCTTAAAAGGTATGAATATTCTGCAAGAGTGGGTTAACCCAATACACGCCTAATGTAAGAGTGCAGAAATAAAGACGGTAAATCTATAAATGTAATTTCCATGTGGAAATTCGGGGATATAAGTAAATGGACTTTAAATGTGATACATCAATTACAAACACATCTACTAGCGCCCCCTCAGATAGTACCAGTTTGCACGAAGCCAGAACTGACGGTGGACTAGAGCTGCTACAGTGTTGCAGTGTGCGCTTCCGCATTGACTACATATTGTACTGTCAGTGCGGGAGAATGAATAACTCAAAATGTAGCATTTTTCAGAAACCAAGGAGACCTTCACGGATTATACAATGCATTTATGTGGTTGGATTCATGGTGAGTGAAACCACGTCATGTCATTTGCGAGCGTGTTGTTTGTCTTTTAGTCCATTCATGTCATGCTCTCAAGTTCTGTATGCTGTTTTGGCGCAGGTGATGGAGATTACAGGTTTTGCGCAGTAACTTTAGGGGATTTCACCTCCCCGATTTAATGTAGTAGCCCACCAGTATAAAAGCGCAGTTGGTACGCAGTTTGAGTCATGGTGAACCTTGGACAAATCAATAAGTGTCAGCTGTTAGTGACCCTTCATGTCTCCCTCGCGTAAATTCATTGAAATACAATGTATGTTCCATTGCAGAGTCGTCCTCACAAATTGAACCTAGAAAGTGTATGCCTTGTGCCTCTTAACCTCTCGCAAGACTGCATATTAATGTGTAATACAGTCTTAGTGAAGTCAACTGTGCTGTCTGACAAAAAATTCTCAAGGGGGGAAGTATGTTGCATGTGATGTATATGATAGAGTGGCCACATAAGTGCTTGCTGTGCAGGCCTTTTTCCAAAGCCCATTAAAGTGTGTTTTGCTGTTATTATTTGCTGTCTCAGTGTCTGTAACTGTATACCGCAATAGACTAAAGGTGTAAGTAAAAATCTTGCCGTAGCAACACCTTTTCTATTTGTCTTTGCAGCATTTGTGAGGACAAACCCCATTTGAAAGATTTGATTCTcaccaacactgacacacacccacatctacCCGATGTGTTTGTTCCCTGTGCAAATTCAGGAGTAGTTATGCCCAGAATTAAACTGTTAGTTTAATAGAAAGTGCCGTGACACGGGTAGAGCTACGGTGTGACTTCAATCAAGTCGCTGGCTGGGCAGACTGCAGAGATGGTCTGAAAAATGTTGATAAACAGGGTGAGGGCTAATCTTAGATGCTGGACACCCTCCCACTGCACACGCCACCATCGTCCCTTACCTGTCGTCCCTTTGAAAGCAGAGAAGGACAACCAGTTATGACATTCAGCCCAAACCACgactccttctctttctcttaccaGTTTGTCTCATTTGTTTTGTCactctctttgtcactctctttGTTGTGGCAGTGACATCTTGTTGCATACCGAACAGGGTGAATGTGCTGTTAGAGTGATCATTTTTGCACTGGTTTATCTATGTATTTTGAAATTCAATTCTGACTTGGCATAGTAAGAGAAAGGGGCCTTTTCTGCTCAACTCATTAAGGAGCACACAACTTCTCATTCATTGGTCCACAGTCCATGTTGATGTCTCAGACTGTACAATGAGTTTCTGATGCCCGTTTGCAATTTGTTTCCTTACTATCACATGCCAACAGTACTCATGGCTCAGTTATTATTTTCTGTGGtggttgatggagataatttccaaacactgtcactgttaagaatataataatcaagtgccttgaattattaattaccttatatgaatcatgtacaggaacatggcttttctgtgtttctgcgtgtgtgtaacttaaaatgattaggtgccacttagtctgcatatgtacaagagcatgtttagaccagaggtgataagaagggtcgaactgtgcttcttccgaccttgcaaaacttccatccttgcctcggacgtcagaaatccaccacgtggttttccctgctgaacgctaaacttctgtctatataaaccttgtgcgatgtgtttaatacaCTCACTTTCAGCCTTATGCTGGGAGtaagcccgattgcaattgttgttgtttgtctaataaatatacttatatgcagctccggagtcctgaggtaactagagTGAATGTTCACCTATCAGTGGTTATGGAGATGACTGACATTCCATTTGAAAATAGTACAATTTTAAgtgtcattattttttttattcatggtaatactgtatgtattgtatgGAAACACACCTTCACcgtaaacgtttttttttaatttaccaACTTTGAAAGTATCAAAGCCAAACTTTAATCTCGTCTCATCTCAACATCACTGCCCTTAGTATGTTTCTATTCGTCACACCTGATTGGCTGTCTCCACAGGACCT
Protein-coding regions in this window:
- the tmem182a gene encoding transmembrane protein 182; translated protein: MKLSVALFFAGLFGALATLAILLSFGTDYWLVAYETCPDPENTGTPVEQGDMVVNQDAADPTVFYHEGFFWLCSFTGRLEASDGENLLKFWFTNQPHSKECKHAYLFPYPVSEASHNATTYDSAIIYRGFWSVFMLVGVAAAVLAGFLLICAAPFSSHCLYKAGGGLYLISALFLLAVTIMFVIWKEALDLVPMYKEYQITKCPLFEMSMDYGFSFMLAPVGVFFCLLAGLLFLLIGRSVQMQCR